One Candidatus Polarisedimenticolaceae bacterium genomic region harbors:
- a CDS encoding ATP-dependent helicase C-terminal domain-containing protein, with product MREPLPIDGALPRIVDLVRSKRALVVVAPPGAGKTTRVPPALAEDGPVVVLQPRRVAARALARRIAEERGWALGEEVGWQVRFERRFGPRTRVLVATEGTLTGRLREDPLLSGFRTVVLDEFHERSIHADLALALARQAFEARDDLRLVVMSATLDPGPVAAYLGGAPVIEVAHRPHPVEIRHEPHRSPADAVCAAIAEGSGHVLVFLPGAPEIARLARELEGRTGDAVVLGLHGSLDPDAQDRAIAPSSRRKVILATNVAETSITVEGVSHVVDLGRHKVARLDEGLGLDRLVTERVSRDSADQRAGRAGRTGPGIATRLWDPREELRERREPEIERIDLAGPVLDLLAWGGDPRTFPWFEPPPERRLENAIALLAALGAVERGRVTGLGLALARFPLPPRLARVLVATGGTREAAAACAVLTERFRIGEASVATECDVAARVDRLDEAPFSVRRVADELREIARRVPRGDAGDAVPLRRALFEAYADRLAQRRAPGSPRLRLRSGHGAVLGRESGVREGEYLVALDLEAASRAGTAEAIVRAASRVEPEWLPPGEREVVHRLEGSRVRAVEVERLGAIEIVRRPVAPDPGVAAAIVARAVLERGFGEAGVALRRRLRFAGIDVDLEPLVLAACAGATEVPTLDLASLLPRAQHEALRREAPETVPVPSGRSARVDYRDDGSAVASVKLQELFGLADSPRLGPRKEPLVFELLAPNGRPVQTTRDLRSFWERTYPEVRRELRGRYPRHPWPEDPWTARATHRTRRRE from the coding sequence ATGCGCGAGCCCCTTCCCATCGACGGCGCGCTCCCCCGGATCGTCGACCTCGTGCGCTCGAAACGCGCGCTCGTCGTCGTGGCCCCTCCGGGGGCGGGAAAGACGACGCGCGTCCCGCCGGCGCTCGCGGAGGACGGGCCGGTCGTGGTCCTGCAGCCCCGCCGCGTCGCCGCGCGCGCCCTCGCGCGCCGGATCGCCGAGGAGCGGGGGTGGGCGCTCGGCGAGGAGGTCGGCTGGCAGGTCCGGTTCGAGCGACGCTTCGGGCCCCGCACCCGGGTGCTCGTGGCGACGGAAGGCACGCTGACCGGCCGACTGCGCGAGGACCCGCTCCTCTCGGGATTCCGGACCGTCGTCCTCGACGAGTTCCACGAGCGCTCGATCCACGCCGACCTCGCGCTGGCCCTGGCGAGGCAGGCGTTCGAGGCCCGCGACGATCTGCGGCTGGTCGTCATGTCGGCGACGCTGGACCCGGGGCCCGTCGCCGCCTACCTCGGCGGCGCGCCGGTGATCGAGGTGGCGCACCGCCCGCATCCGGTCGAGATCCGTCACGAGCCGCACCGCTCCCCCGCGGACGCGGTGTGCGCGGCGATCGCCGAGGGCTCGGGACACGTGCTCGTGTTCCTTCCCGGCGCCCCCGAGATCGCGCGGCTCGCGCGGGAGCTGGAAGGGCGCACGGGGGACGCGGTCGTGCTGGGGCTGCACGGCTCGCTCGATCCCGACGCGCAGGACCGCGCGATCGCCCCCTCCTCGCGCCGGAAGGTGATCCTCGCGACCAACGTCGCCGAGACCTCGATCACCGTGGAGGGGGTGAGCCACGTCGTCGACCTCGGTCGCCACAAGGTCGCGCGGCTGGATGAAGGGCTCGGCCTCGACCGGCTCGTGACCGAGCGCGTCTCGAGGGACTCCGCCGACCAGCGGGCGGGGCGCGCCGGAAGAACCGGCCCGGGCATCGCCACGCGGCTGTGGGACCCGCGCGAGGAGCTGCGCGAGCGGCGCGAGCCCGAGATCGAGCGCATCGACCTCGCGGGGCCGGTCCTCGACCTGCTGGCGTGGGGGGGCGACCCGCGGACCTTCCCGTGGTTCGAGCCTCCCCCCGAACGGCGCCTCGAGAACGCGATCGCGCTCCTCGCCGCGCTCGGCGCGGTGGAACGCGGCCGCGTGACGGGACTCGGCCTCGCGCTCGCGCGGTTTCCCCTGCCTCCGCGACTCGCCCGCGTGCTGGTCGCGACCGGTGGAACGCGGGAAGCCGCCGCGGCGTGCGCCGTGCTCACCGAGCGCTTCCGGATCGGCGAGGCGAGCGTCGCGACCGAATGCGACGTGGCGGCCCGGGTGGATCGACTGGACGAAGCCCCCTTCTCCGTCCGGCGCGTGGCCGATGAGCTCCGCGAGATCGCGCGACGCGTGCCGCGCGGGGACGCCGGCGACGCGGTTCCGCTCCGGCGGGCGTTGTTCGAGGCCTACGCGGACCGGCTCGCGCAAAGGCGCGCGCCGGGCTCCCCGCGACTGCGCCTGCGCTCGGGGCACGGCGCGGTCCTCGGGCGGGAAAGCGGCGTGCGCGAGGGCGAATACCTCGTCGCCCTCGACCTCGAGGCGGCATCGCGCGCGGGCACCGCCGAGGCGATCGTGCGCGCGGCGAGCCGCGTCGAGCCGGAATGGCTTCCGCCGGGGGAGCGCGAGGTCGTCCACCGCCTCGAGGGAAGCCGCGTGCGCGCCGTCGAGGTCGAGCGGCTCGGCGCGATCGAGATCGTGCGGCGTCCCGTCGCCCCCGACCCCGGGGTCGCGGCGGCGATCGTCGCGCGCGCGGTGCTCGAGCGCGGATTCGGGGAGGCCGGCGTCGCGCTCCGGCGGCGCCTGCGGTTCGCGGGGATCGACGTGGACCTCGAGCCGCTGGTGCTCGCGGCTTGCGCCGGCGCGACGGAGGTGCCGACACTCGACCTCGCGTCGCTCCTCCCGCGCGCGCAGCACGAGGCGCTGCGCCGCGAGGCCCCCGAGACGGTGCCGGTCCCGAGCGGTCGATCCGCCCGCGTCGACTACCGCGACGACGGCAGCGCGGTGGCGTCGGTGAAGCTGCAGGAGCTGTTCGGGCTTGCGGACTCCCCGCGGCTGGGGCCCCGGAAGGAGCCCCTGGTCTTCGAGCTGCTCGCGCCGAACGGACGCCCCGTCCAGACCACGCGCGATCTCCGTTCGTTCTGGGAGCGCACCTACCCGGAGGTGCGACGCGAGCTGCGCGGGAGATACCCGAGACACCCGTGGCCGGAGGATCCCTGGACCGCCCGTGCGACCCACCGCACGCGCCGTCGGGAGTGA
- a CDS encoding bifunctional lysine ketoglutarate reductase /saccharopine dehydrogenase family protein, whose protein sequence is MIGIRREDKNRWERRVPLTPDHVAVLRREHGVEVRVQPSPLRCYPDPAYRAVGAEVAEDLAGCGVVLGVKEVPLDRMIAGTTYVYFAHVLKGQPSNMPMLRRLMDLGCSLVDYEKVTDDRGRRLIFFGRHAGYAGMIDTLHALGRRLEREGIETPFAAIRLAHEYADLDEVRDALDRVGDAIRHDGIPPELHPLVVGITGTGNVSQGAIEMFSELPWEDVSPDDLADLAGDRDRPRNILYRVVLDGADRVAREDGAPYDDADFRANPARYRNTMARHLPYLTVLVNGIYWAPGMPRVASKEELRALWSGPTPPRLRVIGDISCDLEGSIEATMRITTPGDPFFVWNPDTDRETSGIEGKGPVILAVDNLPCEIPVDASQYFGDALVRFIPALGRCDFDAPLDSLALPPEIRRALILHRGRLTPEFAYLERHVDAEAPRRGGSA, encoded by the coding sequence ATGATCGGCATCCGTCGAGAGGACAAGAACCGCTGGGAGCGCCGCGTCCCGCTCACGCCCGACCACGTCGCCGTCCTCCGTCGCGAACACGGCGTCGAGGTCCGGGTGCAGCCCTCGCCCCTTCGTTGTTATCCCGACCCCGCCTATCGCGCGGTCGGCGCGGAGGTCGCCGAGGACCTCGCGGGGTGCGGCGTCGTGCTCGGCGTGAAGGAGGTCCCGCTCGACCGGATGATCGCGGGGACGACCTACGTCTACTTCGCGCACGTCCTCAAGGGGCAGCCCTCGAACATGCCCATGCTGCGGCGGCTGATGGACCTCGGCTGCTCGCTCGTGGACTACGAGAAGGTCACCGACGACCGCGGGAGGCGGCTGATCTTCTTCGGCCGGCACGCGGGGTACGCCGGGATGATCGACACGCTGCACGCCCTCGGGCGGCGGCTGGAGCGCGAGGGGATCGAGACGCCCTTCGCCGCGATCCGGCTCGCGCACGAATACGCCGACCTCGACGAGGTACGCGACGCCCTCGACCGCGTCGGCGACGCCATCCGCCACGACGGCATCCCGCCGGAGCTGCACCCCCTCGTCGTCGGGATCACCGGCACCGGGAACGTCTCGCAGGGTGCGATCGAGATGTTCTCCGAGCTTCCCTGGGAGGACGTCTCCCCCGACGACCTCGCCGACCTCGCCGGCGACAGGGACCGGCCGCGCAACATCCTCTACCGCGTGGTCCTCGACGGCGCCGATCGCGTCGCGCGCGAGGACGGCGCGCCGTACGACGACGCCGACTTCCGCGCGAATCCCGCGCGGTACCGCAACACGATGGCGCGCCACCTTCCGTACCTCACCGTGCTCGTCAACGGCATCTACTGGGCCCCCGGCATGCCGCGCGTCGCCTCCAAGGAGGAGCTTCGCGCCTTGTGGTCGGGGCCGACGCCGCCTCGCCTGCGCGTGATCGGCGACATCTCGTGCGACCTCGAAGGCTCGATCGAGGCGACGATGCGGATCACGACCCCGGGCGACCCCTTCTTCGTGTGGAACCCCGACACGGACCGCGAGACCTCCGGGATCGAGGGGAAAGGGCCGGTGATCCTGGCGGTGGACAATCTTCCCTGCGAGATCCCGGTCGACGCCTCGCAGTACTTCGGCGACGCGCTGGTGCGGTTCATCCCGGCGCTCGGGCGGTGCGACTTCGACGCGCCTCTCGACTCGCTCGCGCTTCCCCCCGAGATCCGGCGCGCGCTGATCCTCCACCGCGGCCGCCTCACCCCGGAGTTCGCGTACCTCGAAAGGCACGTCGACGCCGAGGCTCCCCGTCGCGGAGGGTCCGCATGA
- a CDS encoding DUF3857 domain-containing protein, with protein MIRAGRAFVLLAALLSRVSPSPAADGDAAKLFLGQGFPPIPEAHRALASVTYAPGSPAVVLLEAEQIEQSLEDDGQWIQHIAYVRRVKILTPAGVDAYSDFGLDLETGRVNKVSARTVLPDGTVVDAADTVFREKRRVGKDVEVATVRVAFPKVEVGAILDVRIEMGSDYWPNERWLLQEDIPVLESRLVLVSPEGLGIRTAAVKLTPEESQPKVGRHLRGRLYAWSFRDVEPLPSFAHLPAGADLSKALILYTVSFKNEDVYVDVGSDWLGYAKDRKKGLDAWLKRGATSVAALGRAAAEGKGSAVEKAESIRRALRDKIVVDHASAWRSTESPDDLLKAGRGTSADLAAAAVVALRAAGVRAELAQVRRRGTGSLPADLPLPVLFNDAVVRIDTEGGAVWFVPSSSLPAGTVPWSFRGVLAAVGDGTSTAPVPIPDFKAEENRTTRTVYATLGADGSLSAEETATHVGIAAARWRERLEPLDESERRLAILDELREAVPGAEIDTLAVEGMGDPTKDLVIRSTWRAAAYA; from the coding sequence ATGATTCGAGCCGGTCGCGCGTTTGTCCTTCTGGCGGCGTTGCTGTCGCGCGTGTCGCCGTCGCCCGCCGCCGACGGCGACGCCGCCAAGCTTTTCCTGGGGCAGGGATTCCCGCCGATTCCCGAGGCGCATCGCGCGCTCGCGTCGGTCACGTATGCGCCGGGGAGCCCCGCGGTCGTCCTCCTCGAGGCCGAGCAGATCGAGCAGTCCTTGGAGGACGACGGCCAGTGGATCCAGCACATCGCCTACGTCCGGCGGGTGAAGATCCTGACCCCCGCCGGGGTCGACGCGTACTCCGATTTCGGGCTCGACCTCGAGACGGGACGGGTGAACAAGGTGTCGGCGCGCACGGTGCTCCCGGACGGCACCGTGGTGGACGCGGCGGACACGGTCTTTCGCGAGAAGCGCCGCGTCGGGAAGGACGTCGAGGTCGCGACGGTCCGCGTCGCCTTTCCCAAGGTCGAAGTCGGGGCGATCCTCGACGTCCGCATCGAGATGGGGAGCGACTATTGGCCCAACGAGCGGTGGCTTCTCCAGGAGGACATCCCGGTGCTCGAGAGCAGGCTCGTCCTGGTCTCGCCCGAGGGGCTGGGGATCCGCACCGCCGCGGTCAAGCTCACCCCCGAGGAGTCCCAGCCGAAGGTCGGGCGCCATCTGCGCGGGCGGCTTTACGCCTGGTCGTTCCGCGACGTCGAGCCGCTTCCCTCGTTCGCGCACCTGCCCGCGGGGGCCGACCTGTCGAAGGCGCTCATCCTCTACACCGTCAGCTTCAAGAACGAAGACGTCTACGTCGACGTCGGCTCCGACTGGCTGGGCTACGCCAAGGACCGGAAGAAGGGGCTGGACGCGTGGCTGAAACGGGGCGCAACCTCGGTCGCCGCGCTCGGGAGGGCCGCGGCCGAGGGGAAGGGCTCGGCGGTCGAGAAGGCGGAGTCGATCCGCCGTGCGCTTCGCGACAAGATCGTCGTCGACCACGCGAGCGCCTGGCGCTCGACCGAGTCTCCCGACGATCTGCTGAAGGCGGGGAGGGGAACCTCCGCCGACCTCGCGGCCGCGGCGGTCGTGGCGCTGCGCGCGGCGGGCGTCCGCGCGGAGCTCGCGCAGGTGAGGCGCCGGGGAACCGGTTCGCTCCCCGCCGATCTCCCGCTTCCGGTGCTCTTCAACGACGCGGTGGTGAGGATCGACACGGAGGGGGGCGCCGTGTGGTTCGTCCCGTCGTCGTCGCTTCCGGCCGGGACCGTCCCCTGGAGCTTCCGCGGCGTGCTCGCGGCGGTGGGGGACGGAACCAGCACCGCCCCCGTCCCGATACCCGACTTCAAGGCGGAGGAGAATCGGACGACGCGCACCGTCTACGCGACGCTCGGCGCCGACGGCTCGCTGAGCGCGGAAGAGACGGCGACCCACGTGGGTATCGCGGCGGCACGCTGGCGGGAGCGGCTCGAGCCGCTCGACGAAAGCGAACGCAGGCTCGCGATCCTCGACGAGCTGCGCGAAGCGGTTCCCGGCGCCGAGATCGACACGTTGGCCGTGGAGGGGATGGGCGATCCGACGAAGGACCTCGTCATCCGCTCGACGTGGCGCGCGGCGGCGTACGC
- a CDS encoding saccharopine dehydrogenase C-terminal domain-containing protein encodes MKRVLVLGAGLVSRPIVRDLLSRGIPVTVADRAPERAEALVAGVPHGRATSVNADDDDALGALVRDADLVVSLLPYTRHVAVARACLALRRDLVTTSYVSPEMRALDNEARASGLLFLNECGLDPGLDHMSAMRVFARLRAEGTTLVSFWSSTGGLPAPEAATNPWGYKFSWSPRGVLLAGRNAARFLENGAVVEVPGPRLFDRVAPMEVPGIGAFEYYPNRDSLPYVDTYGMHGVRSMFRGTIRYRGWSAILREVGRIGLLDVEPRAWPEGATWRDAMRALAPDATASDPRFAALAWAGCFSDRPIGTTAAAPIDLLCALLEERLAYAPGERDMIVMEHRFEATAGAARRRVVSRLVAFGEPGGDSAMARTVTLPASIAVRLRLSGDLPLAGVHIPVAPGIYEPVLAGMESFGVRFEESETAL; translated from the coding sequence ATGAAACGGGTCCTCGTCCTGGGCGCCGGCCTCGTCAGCCGGCCGATCGTCCGCGACCTGCTCTCGCGCGGCATCCCCGTCACCGTCGCCGACCGGGCGCCGGAGCGTGCCGAGGCGCTCGTGGCGGGGGTCCCGCACGGCCGCGCGACCTCGGTGAACGCCGACGACGACGACGCGCTGGGCGCCCTCGTCCGCGACGCCGACCTCGTCGTGAGCCTGCTCCCCTACACGCGGCACGTCGCCGTCGCCCGCGCGTGCCTGGCCCTGCGCCGCGACCTCGTCACGACCTCCTACGTCTCCCCGGAGATGCGCGCGCTCGACAACGAGGCCCGGGCGTCGGGCCTGCTCTTCCTCAACGAGTGCGGGCTCGACCCGGGGCTCGATCACATGTCGGCGATGCGCGTGTTCGCGAGGCTTCGCGCCGAGGGGACGACGCTCGTCTCCTTCTGGAGCTCGACGGGAGGGCTTCCCGCCCCGGAGGCGGCGACGAACCCGTGGGGGTACAAGTTCTCGTGGAGCCCCCGCGGCGTCCTGCTCGCGGGGCGCAACGCCGCGCGATTCCTCGAGAACGGCGCGGTCGTGGAGGTTCCCGGCCCCCGGCTGTTCGACCGGGTCGCGCCCATGGAGGTCCCCGGGATCGGCGCGTTCGAGTACTACCCGAACCGGGACTCGCTCCCGTACGTCGACACCTACGGGATGCACGGCGTGCGATCGATGTTCCGCGGCACGATCCGTTACCGCGGCTGGAGCGCGATCCTGCGGGAGGTGGGACGGATCGGCCTGCTCGACGTCGAGCCGCGGGCGTGGCCGGAAGGCGCGACCTGGCGGGACGCGATGCGCGCGCTCGCTCCCGACGCGACCGCCTCGGATCCCCGTTTCGCGGCGCTGGCGTGGGCGGGTTGTTTTTCCGACCGACCGATCGGGACGACTGCGGCGGCGCCGATCGACCTGCTCTGCGCCCTGCTCGAGGAGCGGCTCGCCTACGCCCCCGGCGAGCGCGACATGATCGTGATGGAGCACCGCTTCGAGGCGACGGCCGGCGCCGCCCGACGCCGCGTGGTCTCGCGCCTCGTCGCCTTCGGCGAGCCCGGAGGCGACTCGGCCATGGCGCGCACGGTCACGCTCCCCGCGTCGATCGCGGTGCGCTTGCGTCTGTCCGGAGACCTCCCCCTCGCGGGAGTGCACATCCCCGTCGCCCCCGGGATCTACGAGCCGGTGCTCGCGGGGATGGAGTCGTTCGGGGTGCGGTTCGAGGAGTCCGAGACCGCGCTCTAG